The Quercus lobata isolate SW786 chromosome 4, ValleyOak3.0 Primary Assembly, whole genome shotgun sequence genome segment CTGAGAATAATTATGACGAATAAAGACAGTGATCAACCCTATTAAACCCAACAATTTTGATTCTGTTATAGACAGATCATATAAGTGGACGGctagcatttttattttattttatttttttttttggaggaataGGTAAGTCAATTTTATTAAGATAAATCAGACTGAAATACATCAATTAAATCCTGTGGTAGATCTTCTAACCACACATCTAAATCAGCAGCTAAAACTGCTTTTTTGCTAGAGAATGGGCTAAACTATTCCCCTCCCTGTAGATATGACCGAAACTACAAGTTTGAAACCAAGAGCTGGCTTTTTTAATATCTTCAACAACATGACCCCACTGTGTCCTATTCTTTTGTGGGTTATTAATAGCTGTAATGACCCTCAATGAATCACCCTTCACCATCACTTGACCAAGACAGAGCTCCTGGGCAAATAAGATAGCTCTTCGAGCGGCTAAGGCTTCGACCAAGTCTGGCTTAGTGCAGCTATGATCATACCTTCAGCATCCCTCACTACCACCCCTAACCCCGCTCTCGCTGAACCTTCAAAGATGGCACCGTCGAAATTAAGTTTATAAACTCCTAACTCTGGCGGCGACCATTTCTGCCTTGGGCGCTGAACAGAGGTCCGGGATGGCCTGTCCTGAACGTCCCAATACTCCTACAGCAACTCCCGAGCTCGTCTCGCCGTTTCCCCGACAGCCCACACCGGCAgcttctctctcaatttgttcCGTCTAACCCAAATGCACCATGCAATCATTGAAAACAGAGCAGCAAAATTTGGGCTTGTATCTTCCAACACAGCAGCGACAAGATCACCAAAACCTCTGAAAATTTTTGATCGTAGGGAACTAAATGTTGGGTCCGATAGCCAAATACTTTTGGCTCCATCACACAACCATAAACAGTGAATGGAATCTTCAGGATGATCTTTACAGAGGTTGCAGAACTGATCAGGTAAGACATGCTGTGAGAACAAATTCAGCTTGGTAGGCAAAGACTCCCTTGAAGCTCTCCACACAAAATGCTTCACTTTGTTAGGTACCTGTAACTTCCATATTCCATTCCAAAAATGCTTGCCATTCTCTGTTTCAGATGAGCTAGGCAGAGTAGCTCTGATTTCTGAGGATAACAGCCGGTAAGCGCTCTTAACCAAGTAGTTCCCATCCTTGGTGAGTGGCCAAATAAGCAAATCCTCCATTGGAAAATGATTGACCGGAATGCTTTGAATCCTCTCAGCTTCCCAAGGTAAGAAAGATTGCTCAATAAGCTCCTTGTTCCAAACTTTAGTGCCAGGAATGCATAGATTCTTCACTGAGGACAGAGATGGATTAATATTGGGAGACACAATCTTGCCACTCCCTGGACAATTCAGCCACCTATGATTCCAAATGTTTATGGATGACCCATCTCCGACTCTCCACCGTGCACCCTTGCAAATAACCTCTCTTGCTAGTAAAATACTTTTCCATGCAAAAGAGCTTCGTTGATTGAAATCTGCATCCAGAATGCTACTTGATGGGAAGTATTTTGGTTTAAACACCTTGTACAGTAGCGTGCCTTTCTCATGAAAGAGTCTCCACACTTGTTTACCGAGGAGTGCATCATTAAACTGTCTGAGATCCCGAAACCCCATTCCTCCCAAAGACTTTGGAGAACAAAGAGTACCCCACTTCACCCACTGCATTCTCCTTTTATTATCTTGGTTGCCCCACCAAAACTTACGGATCATCGCCTCTATATCTTTAATTAAACCCAAGGGTAATCGAAACACACTCATTGAGTATGTGGGAATAGATTGGATCACCGCCTTGATCATGACTTCCTTCCTGGCTTGAGAAAGTGGCTTCTCCTTCCATCCTTGCATTTTGGCCCAAATCCGCTCTTTAATTTGATTGAAACAAGCTTTTTTCTGTCTCCCCACCAAGGATGGCAAACCAAGATATTTTTCATAGTGTTTGATAGCCGGCACCCCTAGCAAGACTTGAATGTCTCGTTGAACCTCCTCCGATGTGTTACGACTAAAGAAGAGAGTAGTTTTAGTCTTGTTCACCAATtggccagaagcaacctcataCCAATCAAgtaattgttgaattttttgacATTCAATTCTGTTAGCCCTGCAAAATAGTAGgcaatcatctgcaaaaaagagGTGAGTAATCCTCGGGCCCTGTCGGCATAGAGATAAGCCCCTAATGTCCCCATTATCAGCTGCTTTGTTGAGAAGTGCATTTAGCCCTTCCGcacaaaacaagaagagaaaagGGGACAGGGGGTCACCCTGCCTCAAACCCCTAGAAGGTCGAATGAATCCTTTTGGTTCACCATTTAAGAGAACGGAATAGGTCACAGTAGATACACATTGCATGATCAAAGCCACCCAAGACTCTTGGAATCCCATCTTCAACATTATTTTTTCAAGGAAACTCCACTCCACTCTGTCataagccttactcatatcGAGCTTCAAGGCCATAAAACCCTCCTTACCTGAATTGAGAGTTTTCATATAGTGCAATGACTCAAaggcaattaaaatattatcagTAATAAGTCTATCGGCTATGAAAGCACTTTGGGCTTCAGAGACTATAGAATTTAACAAAGGTTTAAGTCGGTTTGCAATAACTTTACTGATAATCTTATAAAGCACATTGCACAAACTGATAGGTCTAAACTCTGAAACACTTTCAGGATTACTCACTTTTGGAATAAGAGTAATGAATGTGTGATTAATGGATTTTAGAAGATTACCAGAATTTAGGCAAGAAAGGACAGCTTCTGACACCTCTGGACCAATATGTTGCCAAAAGGTTTGGTAAAAAAGAGGCGGCATTCCGTCAGGACCCGGGGCCTTCAAGGGAGCCATTTGTTTAATGGCTGTGTCAATTTCTTCCATGGTGTACGGCCTCACCAACTCAGCATTCATTTCTGCAGAGACCACCCTCTTAACTCCTTCAAGGACTCGGTTAAGATCATGAGGCTGTGACTGGGTGAACAATCTAGTAAAAAACTCCACAAAAATGCTCGAAACAACACCTTCATCAGTCTGCCAAGTACCTTCAGAATCTTTTATTCCTTTAATGAAGttccttcttttcctttggGTTGCCACTCCATGAAAGTATTTAGTGTTTTTATCTCCCTTTGCCACCCACTATGTTCTAGCTCTCTGCCTCCacattttactttctttctccAACAAAATATTAAGTTCCCTTCTAAGATGGATCACATTCCCATAATTTCCACCGTTGGCTGCTTCCTCTTCAGCTTTCCATAATAACTCCTTTGTCTTGGCTAATTGTCTCTTTACACTACCAAAGTGATCTTTGCTCCATGACTTGAGCATCTTTTTACACTTCTTGAGCTTCTTTGACACCTTAAACATGGGATTGCCTTCTTGTTGAATTTCCCAGGCTCTTAGGACAGTGTCACTGCATAACCTGTCAGCCAACCACATCTCTTCAAAACGGAAAGGTCGCCGAAACCAACGTTGTGACTCGCTATTGGGATCAAAAACCAGCTTAATGGGACGATGATCTGATGAGAAGCAATGGAGATGGCGAACTAAAGCAGCCGGGAATTTTGCTAACCAATCATAGTTGGCTACTCCCCTGTCTAACCGTTCCCATATTAGGTGACCATACCTTCTACTGTGCCAAGTAAACTCAGGTCCAGTGAAGCCAAGATCCACAAAACCACAATCATCTAGCACATCCCGGAAAGCTTGCATCTGGTCATGTGCTCTGATTCTACCTCCTCTCTTTTCTTCCGTCCAGAGTATTTCATTAAAGTCGCCCATACAACACCATGGCAAGTGCGGTTTGGACCGTAACATCCGTAACATACTCCAAGCTTCCTCCCTATAGTTTGTATTTGGTTCACCATAAAAACCGGCAAAGCGCCATGCCTCCGCCGTCATTCCGTTCACCACAGCATCTATATGAAACTTTGAGAAACTGTCCATCCACACCGTCACTTCCGACTTccataagagaagaaaaatattaaaatctaaaaaaaaaattgcaatttggTGAAACCATTTGGCGGAACCATGgcttctaagcccaacttttattatatattgtcgatgatattgatattgattaatgattttaacattttctgTAAACAAAAAATGGTATTTAGATATAGGtttcaattaact includes the following:
- the LOC115983160 gene encoding uncharacterized protein LOC115983160, producing MDSFSKFHIDAVVNGMTAEAWRFAGFYGEPNTNYREEAWSMLRMLRSKPHLPWCCMGDFNEILWTEEKRGGRIRAHDQMQAFRDVLDDCGFVDLGFTGPEFTWHSRRYGHLIWERLDRGVANYDWLAKFPAALVRHLHCFSSDHRPIKLVFDPNSESQRWFRRPFRFEEMWLADRLCSDTVLRAWEIQQEGNPMFKVSKKLKKCKKMLKSWSKDHFGSVKRQLAKTKELLWKAEEEAANGGNYGNVIHLRRELNILLEKESKMWRQRART